From the genome of Psychroserpens ponticola, one region includes:
- a CDS encoding MFS transporter → MKISKLKFSRSLTESPLSRYFSFSALYIAQGIPEGILFFAMPAWLAMNGKSATEIAAFIGVILIPWSFKLVVAPLMDRFTILSMGRKRPWVIFGQLGLILSFLSIGFVPDPLNNISGLMVVGFCISFFGAFQDVATDGMAVDVIPDDEKARANGLMWGTKIIGTSLSLLAGTYLINSLGFTTAISLLSIAVAIIMIVPIYFTERPGEKIMPWSKGEANLESKESQLRSWSEILKSLYRVTKLRSSLIFIVISFIGGILFGLMDTILPIFTIQELNWTNTEFSELFSIINIVAGIFGMLVGGYLVDYFGNIKMLTIYLGLTTVIITAFAFATGFWTSVVFICGFIFSYYVLYIFLTIAVFAAGMNLCWKTVAATQFTLYMALSNMGRALGSALVGVLKENFSWEYVFIFAATIPLLMGIMVQFINFKSHKAKVDSFKVLDHTLVAPHVIDD, encoded by the coding sequence ATGAAAATATCTAAACTTAAATTTAGCCGAAGTCTTACAGAAAGTCCTCTATCTCGTTATTTTTCGTTTTCAGCACTATATATTGCTCAAGGGATTCCTGAAGGCATTCTCTTTTTTGCAATGCCAGCATGGTTAGCTATGAATGGTAAATCAGCTACAGAAATAGCTGCTTTTATTGGCGTAATTCTTATTCCCTGGAGTTTTAAATTGGTAGTTGCGCCTTTAATGGATCGCTTTACAATTCTTTCTATGGGACGAAAACGACCTTGGGTTATTTTTGGTCAATTAGGTTTAATTCTAAGTTTTTTGAGTATCGGATTTGTACCTGATCCACTGAATAATATTTCAGGTTTGATGGTTGTTGGTTTCTGTATTAGTTTTTTTGGCGCTTTTCAAGATGTTGCGACAGATGGAATGGCTGTTGATGTCATTCCTGATGATGAAAAAGCCAGAGCAAATGGTTTAATGTGGGGAACAAAAATTATAGGCACCTCACTTTCCTTATTAGCAGGAACATATTTAATCAATAGTTTAGGATTTACAACAGCTATCTCATTATTATCCATTGCAGTAGCAATCATTATGATTGTTCCTATTTATTTCACCGAACGTCCTGGCGAAAAAATCATGCCTTGGTCAAAAGGGGAAGCTAATCTCGAATCTAAGGAGAGTCAGTTAAGAAGTTGGTCTGAAATACTAAAAAGCCTCTATCGCGTAACGAAATTACGTTCAAGTCTCATTTTTATTGTCATTTCGTTTATTGGTGGTATTTTGTTTGGTCTCATGGATACGATTCTGCCCATTTTTACAATTCAAGAATTAAATTGGACAAATACTGAATTTTCAGAACTCTTCTCAATCATAAATATCGTAGCTGGGATTTTTGGAATGCTCGTTGGTGGCTACTTGGTAGATTACTTCGGAAACATAAAAATGTTAACCATTTACTTAGGTTTAACCACTGTAATTATCACTGCCTTTGCATTTGCGACAGGGTTTTGGACAAGTGTTGTTTTTATATGCGGTTTCATTTTCAGCTATTATGTATTATACATATTTCTTACCATTGCTGTATTTGCCGCAGGAATGAATCTTTGCTGGAAAACTGTAGCTGCAACACAATTTACATTGTATATGGCATTGTCTAATATGGGACGAGCATTAGGATCAGCATTAGTTGGTGTTTTAAAAGAAAATTTCAGTTGGGAATACGTTTTCATCTTTGCTGCTACCATACCATTACTAATGGGAATTATGGTACAATTCATTAACTTTAAAAGTCACAAAGCAAAAGTAGATAGCTTTAAAGTTTTAGATCACACGTTAGTTGCTCCACATGTTATAGATGATTAA
- a CDS encoding acyl-CoA thioesterase yields the protein MIYYWIHLIYLFIGSKLFWSKTDLTSDLTRKQRVNILDCDTFRYMANSKYSYYMDFIRFEKMFRSKLYGNTVKKGMYAVLGSQKIIYKKPLKRWSTFTITLVLEGWDEKWVYHKQVFKQKDQVCAIGYTKAAFWKHKKAQDISGIFKNCDVQQKEMKISENIQLIFDNDYSLLKANSIT from the coding sequence ATGATTTATTACTGGATACATCTTATATACCTATTCATTGGATCAAAATTATTTTGGAGCAAGACCGACTTAACTTCTGATCTTACTAGAAAACAACGTGTTAACATACTAGATTGCGACACCTTTAGGTATATGGCGAATTCCAAGTATTCCTATTACATGGATTTTATTCGGTTTGAAAAAATGTTTCGCTCAAAATTATACGGAAACACTGTTAAAAAAGGAATGTATGCTGTTTTAGGATCTCAGAAAATCATTTACAAAAAACCACTCAAAAGATGGTCAACATTCACAATAACCTTAGTTCTAGAAGGATGGGATGAAAAATGGGTATACCACAAACAAGTTTTTAAACAAAAAGATCAAGTTTGTGCAATTGGATATACTAAAGCAGCCTTTTGGAAACATAAAAAAGCGCAAGATATAAGTGGCATTTTTAAAAATTGTGATGTTCAACAAAAAGAGATGAAAATATCTGAAAACATACAATTAATATTTGATAATGATTATAGTCTTTTAAAAGCTAATTCAATAACCTAA
- a CDS encoding ester cyclase → MKTTRLVLAVTILSITSTFAQKNTIEKDIKMYTQVWDDIVNKGDIDKINSTYFDTNITAIQSPENIVGIENFKAYYQNFITGFSNIEFTIIDVFGVDNKIVKHWNFKGMHTGDFFGIPATNRTVDIQGVTITKMKDGKIAQEQDFMDNAVFMQQLGLVSNPENISIINGLYQAFEKGDIPTVLAGMDTKIEWNEAESNSLADGNPYVGPDAILNGVFARLGANHEYFKLADIELHEMSNNQVLATLRYDAKNKATGKVYNAQAAHLWTLKDGKVIAFQQYVDTKKLADSEK, encoded by the coding sequence ATGAAGACAACAAGACTAGTACTAGCAGTTACTATTTTGAGCATCACATCAACTTTTGCTCAAAAAAACACTATTGAAAAAGATATCAAAATGTATACTCAAGTTTGGGATGATATTGTAAATAAAGGTGACATTGACAAAATCAATTCAACCTATTTTGACACAAACATTACTGCTATTCAAAGTCCAGAAAACATTGTTGGTATTGAAAATTTCAAAGCCTATTATCAGAACTTTATTACTGGTTTTTCAAATATCGAATTTACAATAATAGACGTCTTTGGTGTTGACAATAAAATTGTAAAACATTGGAATTTCAAAGGCATGCATACTGGCGATTTTTTTGGTATTCCTGCGACCAATCGAACGGTTGATATTCAAGGTGTCACTATAACAAAAATGAAAGATGGCAAAATAGCTCAAGAACAGGATTTTATGGATAATGCTGTTTTTATGCAACAACTAGGTTTGGTTTCTAATCCTGAAAACATTTCAATTATTAATGGACTTTACCAGGCTTTTGAAAAAGGTGATATTCCTACAGTACTTGCTGGAATGGATACAAAAATTGAATGGAACGAAGCGGAAAGTAATTCATTAGCTGATGGCAATCCGTATGTTGGTCCTGATGCCATTTTAAATGGTGTTTTTGCTCGTCTTGGAGCTAACCATGAGTATTTCAAATTAGCTGATATTGAACTTCATGAGATGAGTAACAATCAAGTATTAGCAACGTTACGCTATGATGCCAAAAACAAAGCAACTGGTAAAGTTTATAATGCTCAAGCAGCTCACTTATGGACTCTCAAAGATGGAAAAGTGATTGCTTTTCAACAATATGTTGATACCAAAAAGCTGGCAGATTCTGAAAAATAA
- a CDS encoding NAD-dependent epimerase/dehydratase family protein, producing the protein MKKVGIIGGSGFIGSHITKQFLENGFEVKVSSTNISKQEKYQHLMELDHADHLYISELNVVDKTQLKEFVKDCDIVIHGGTPFQLDVTDPQSELFDPTIKGTENFLDAIKSTPTVKKVVLIASVAAWNTNFPMPAGEKLATDTFSETDTPFISNESHPYAQAKFMANQAVNAFIENHPQLDFEITSVSPVFVMGKSMSNREDSTSTGLQFLFKNNLAPNPFIQMLYDTDAEFAIVNVKDVANAVFKAATIPSLHGKNYLLSSETYAVSDISLMLNHQTPKNQPKVIYQNQKAERELGLPFQSVQSTLNEYSN; encoded by the coding sequence ATGAAAAAAGTAGGCATCATTGGAGGTTCTGGCTTTATAGGAAGTCACATCACCAAACAATTTTTAGAAAATGGTTTTGAAGTAAAGGTCTCATCTACAAACATTTCAAAACAAGAAAAATATCAACATTTAATGGAGTTAGATCATGCTGATCATTTATACATTAGTGAACTTAATGTTGTAGACAAAACACAATTAAAAGAATTTGTAAAAGACTGTGACATTGTCATTCATGGTGGCACACCTTTTCAATTAGATGTTACAGATCCACAATCTGAATTATTTGACCCAACCATTAAAGGCACAGAAAACTTTTTAGATGCAATCAAATCAACACCAACTGTAAAAAAGGTCGTTCTTATTGCTTCAGTTGCTGCTTGGAATACAAATTTCCCAATGCCAGCAGGTGAAAAGTTAGCAACAGATACTTTTAGTGAAACTGATACTCCTTTCATAAGCAACGAAAGTCATCCTTATGCACAAGCAAAATTTATGGCGAATCAAGCTGTCAATGCATTTATAGAAAACCATCCGCAATTAGATTTTGAAATCACAAGTGTGTCTCCTGTTTTTGTAATGGGAAAATCAATGTCTAACAGGGAAGATTCCACATCAACAGGCTTACAATTTTTATTTAAAAACAACCTTGCTCCTAACCCATTTATTCAAATGCTGTATGACACAGATGCTGAGTTTGCTATAGTCAATGTTAAAGATGTTGCAAATGCTGTATTTAAAGCAGCTACCATTCCTAGTTTACATGGCAAAAACTACTTACTCAGTAGTGAAACTTATGCTGTTTCTGATATTTCATTAATGCTAAACCATCAAACACCTAAAAACCAACCTAAAGTTATTTACCAAAATCAAAAAGCTGAACGTGAATTAGGTCTTCCTTTTCAATCAGTACAATCCACTTTAAATGAATATTCTAATTAA
- a CDS encoding LytR/AlgR family response regulator transcription factor, with protein sequence MSTPIKILIVEDEMIIAANISLQLTTLGYDIIGIVPRAEEAITCVKHDLPDIVLMDINLKGDLDGIDTVKRIQKEHEIAVIYLTANADETNFNRAKSTHPHAFISKPFKKLDLQRAIELTVDRLQQENNDNVEISSSVAESSPFMLSDCIFVRHNDKMVKVHINDIFYIEAERNYCRIYSKGKEYLLVITLKDMDEKLPNKHFLRVHRSFIVNLSQIDEIATSHIVIAKKAIPVSKTLKEELLKRLQTI encoded by the coding sequence ATGAGTACACCTATAAAAATATTGATTGTTGAGGATGAAATGATAATCGCAGCAAATATCTCTTTACAACTTACTACACTTGGTTACGATATTATTGGAATTGTACCAAGAGCAGAAGAAGCAATAACATGCGTTAAACATGACCTTCCAGATATTGTTTTAATGGATATAAATTTGAAAGGCGATTTGGATGGAATAGACACCGTAAAACGCATTCAAAAAGAGCATGAAATTGCAGTTATATATTTAACTGCAAATGCAGATGAAACTAATTTTAATCGTGCAAAAAGCACACATCCTCATGCGTTTATTTCTAAGCCTTTTAAAAAATTAGACCTTCAACGTGCTATTGAACTAACAGTAGATCGTCTTCAGCAAGAAAACAATGATAATGTAGAGATCAGTTCTTCAGTTGCTGAATCATCTCCGTTTATGCTTAGTGACTGTATTTTTGTGCGACATAATGACAAAATGGTAAAAGTCCATATCAATGACATTTTCTATATTGAAGCCGAACGTAATTATTGTCGCATCTATTCAAAAGGCAAAGAATATTTATTGGTAATAACCTTAAAAGATATGGATGAGAAACTACCAAACAAACACTTCTTAAGAGTACATCGTTCATTTATTGTCAATCTATCTCAAATAGATGAAATTGCAACAAGTCATATTGTTATTGCTAAAAAAGCTATACCTGTAAGTAAAACTTTAAAAGAAGAATTACTCAAAAGATTACAGACCATCTAA
- a CDS encoding tetratricopeptide repeat-containing sensor histidine kinase, with translation MTKKLTLILLTLFCVINSHAQTSDANPSSINDIMDWLETHVDKPKDSTLIGLNSQKAIQLSKQVNNQISLAQSYRYLAIYHKEYSKLDSSLYYFNKAKDIYSNINEDLSLANIYMDIKGFYTVKANYNQAKKFVYKALELYEKLDNQRGIALSFAHVGDLLYYENNYNEAIKYCDKAIIIQKNINANEDLALTYRFKASSQLFTGFDSENALKSINASIELYRQLGETGIPMMASVNWRGNIYKYMEHYDEAIVDYQTNFDNSKQMGLECYLIPSLANIGHVYLMQGRYKEALPYNLKAIDLIKKTGRTRNLWENYMHVSEIYESLSDHKKALYYHQLYTSELESFKDNIILSLENEAQSKYEVGQKNATIKFQDEKISQQKRTKILYLVLTALLATILFGLFYYSRKNQKRNQQLELLNNELDNKNTQNELLLREIHHRVKNNLELVKSLIALQSAELEDSATKDAMIASQNRVQSMGIIHQKLYQGENLGCIDMKDYFINLGDGILDTFDADDKVKIECAMEQLELDVDTAVPIGLIVNELITNALKYAFPEDSKGKIEICLTRSNSEILTLKVVDNGIGKTTEATPKGTGFGTQLIKLLTQQLNGNMQENHENGTSVVFEFKIKSAA, from the coding sequence ATGACTAAAAAACTAACCCTAATATTACTTACACTATTTTGTGTAATTAATAGTCATGCTCAAACTTCAGATGCGAATCCATCATCAATAAATGATATAATGGATTGGCTGGAAACGCATGTAGATAAGCCAAAAGACTCAACTTTAATTGGTTTAAATTCCCAAAAAGCAATTCAACTTTCAAAGCAAGTTAATAATCAAATTTCACTTGCTCAATCTTATCGTTATTTAGCTATATATCATAAAGAATACTCAAAATTAGATTCTTCCTTATATTATTTTAATAAAGCTAAAGACATTTATAGCAATATAAATGAAGACCTCAGCCTTGCTAATATTTATATGGACATTAAAGGGTTTTACACTGTAAAAGCAAATTACAATCAAGCAAAAAAGTTTGTTTACAAGGCCTTAGAACTTTACGAAAAACTAGATAACCAAAGAGGAATAGCATTATCGTTTGCACATGTTGGCGATTTATTATATTATGAAAACAATTATAATGAAGCCATTAAATATTGTGATAAAGCCATCATCATTCAGAAAAACATTAATGCAAATGAAGACCTAGCACTTACCTATCGCTTTAAAGCTAGCAGCCAGTTATTTACTGGATTTGATTCAGAAAACGCATTGAAATCAATAAACGCATCAATAGAACTTTATAGGCAATTAGGTGAAACTGGTATACCTATGATGGCTTCTGTTAATTGGAGAGGCAACATTTATAAATATATGGAGCATTACGATGAAGCCATAGTAGATTATCAAACAAATTTTGATAATTCAAAACAAATGGGACTTGAGTGCTACCTCATCCCTTCGTTAGCAAATATTGGTCATGTTTATCTTATGCAAGGACGATATAAAGAAGCTTTACCTTATAACTTAAAAGCTATTGATCTCATCAAAAAAACTGGGAGAACTCGAAATTTATGGGAAAACTACATGCATGTTTCTGAAATATATGAATCACTTAGTGACCATAAAAAGGCATTGTATTACCATCAGTTATATACTTCAGAATTAGAATCTTTTAAAGACAATATCATCTTAAGTTTAGAAAATGAAGCGCAATCAAAATATGAAGTTGGTCAAAAAAATGCTACAATTAAATTTCAGGATGAGAAAATCAGTCAACAAAAACGTACTAAGATTTTATATTTAGTTTTAACAGCTTTATTAGCAACGATACTATTCGGATTATTTTATTATTCTAGGAAAAACCAAAAGCGAAATCAGCAATTAGAACTATTAAATAACGAATTAGACAACAAGAATACCCAAAACGAATTACTACTAAGAGAGATTCATCATCGTGTAAAAAACAATCTTGAATTGGTTAAAAGCCTAATTGCATTACAATCTGCCGAGTTAGAAGATTCTGCAACAAAAGATGCCATGATTGCTAGCCAGAACAGAGTCCAATCCATGGGAATTATTCATCAAAAATTATATCAAGGTGAAAACTTAGGCTGTATCGATATGAAAGACTATTTCATTAATTTAGGCGATGGTATTTTAGATACATTTGATGCTGATGATAAAGTGAAAATTGAATGTGCTATGGAGCAATTAGAACTTGATGTAGACACTGCTGTTCCTATCGGACTTATTGTAAATGAACTTATAACAAACGCTTTAAAATATGCTTTCCCAGAAGATAGTAAAGGGAAAATTGAAATCTGTTTAACACGATCAAATTCAGAAATTTTGACATTAAAAGTAGTCGATAATGGGATTGGAAAAACCACTGAAGCAACTCCAAAAGGGACAGGTTTTGGAACGCAACTTATTAAATTACTCACCCAACAACTCAATGGAAATATGCAAGAGAACCATGAAAACGGAACGTCAGTTGTATTTGAATTTAAAATTAAATCTGCTGCATAA